Below is a window of Picosynechococcus sp. PCC 7002 DNA.
AAGGTTAAGACTAAATTCCAGAAAACTACGATTTTCAGGGAAGCTAAATTAGATACAAGCTACATTGAGGGAAACTGCCATACTCTAGGGTAACCATCGTGATCGCTTTAAAGTTATTCAGAGTATGGATCGTCCCCACGCTGCACCTCAATTTTCTCAAACCCCTTTTCAACGGGTGACAACTGGGTCGATCTTTTTTTTAATCACCATTGTGATTGCGATCTGCGGCTACATGCTGTTTGGTTGGACGGCCCTAGAATCGTTTTATATGGTCGTGATCACGGTGTTTGGGGTGGGATATGGAGAAGTAAAACCCCTGGAGACGACGCCGGAAAAACTATTTACGATTTTTGTCATCTTAGCGGGGACATCAGCGGCCATCTATGGGGTGGGAGGATTTGTGCAAATGGTGACAGAGGGAGAGATTAATCGGGCGTTTGAGGCAGAAAGACAGCGCAAAAGCATTTCCAATTTAGAAAATCACATTATTATTTGTGGCTTTGGCTATATTGGCCAAATTTTAGCCCAAAAACTCGAAGATTCGGGACAAGCTTTTGTGGTGCTCAGTATTGATCCAGAACAGTTGGCGATCGCCGAACAGCGGGGGTATTTAACGAAGGAGGGAGACCCAGCAGATGAACTGATTTTGCAGGGATTAGGCATTCGGCGGGCCAAGGCTCTAGCGACGGTGCTCGATAGCGATGCCAGCAATGTATTTATTACTTTGACTGCCCGGGAGTTGAACCCAGACTTAATGATTTTGGCGCGGGGGGAAGTGCCCAGTACCGAAAAAAAGCTCCGGTTAGCGGGGGCAAACCACGTTATTTTACCTGCCAGCGTCAGTGGGGCGCGGATGGCTAATTTGATTACGACACCTCCCGCAACGGATTTTTTTAGTCAGTCCTCTCAGCAGGAACAACTGAATGATCTTTTGCAACAAATTAATGTACAGATGATCGAGTTGGCGATCGCCCCCCAATCATCCCTCGTGGGGAAAACAGTCCGGGAGCTAGAAATTCGCGGCAAAGGGGCTTTTATTGTGGTGGCTTTACGGCGATTTCAAGGCGATTTTATCACCCATCCAAGTCCAACTTTAATGTTGACTTCTGGGGATATTTTAGTGGTTTTGGGTCACGAAGAAGACATTCCTAAATTTGCCCGGTTTTATCAATTATTCCAGCCTAAATAAGTTTTTTCCCTCAGCAAAATTAATTTAATCTCGATGAATTATCCGTTCCTAAGGAAACCCATTACTTTATGATTGATCAACTGTGGTTGCTAATTTGTGCTGGTTTGGTGCTGTTGATGCAAGCTGGCTTTATGTGCCTCGAATCTGGCCTGACCCGCACAAAAAATAACATTAATGTGGCTGTTAAAAACCTCTCCGATTTTGGTCTGTCGGTGATGCTGTTCTGGGGAATTGGCTATGGTCTGATGTTTGGGTTATCTCAGTGGGGGGGGATCGGTGGAAGCAATTTCTTTTTGGGCACGACTGGGAACCCCGAAGAGGCAGCTTTTTTCCTATTTCAGGCAATGTTTTGCGGTACGGCCACAACGATTATTTCGGGGGCGATCGCCGAACGCCTCAAGTTTGAAGCCTACATCATCATTGTGATCCTGGTGTCGGGGTTTATCTATCCGGTTTTTGGACATTGGGCCTGGAACGAAGCGGGCTGGTTGCGACAACTGGGGTTTCTGGATTTTGCGGGCAGTACGGTGGTGCATAGCATGGGGGCTTGGGTGAGCCTGGGCACCTTGCTTTTAGTCGGAGCTAGGGAAGGGCGATTTACCCCCACGGGAACCCAAAAAATCCAAGGATCGAACTTGCCCTTTGCCGTTTTGGGGGCGTTGCTGTTGTGGGTGGGCTGGCTGGGATTTAACGGGGGAAGTACCTTCGTTTTTAATGACCAAGTGCCCCAAATTATTACGAATACAGTACTGGCGGGGACTGCGGGGATGGTGACGGCGATGCTCCTCAGCCAATGTTACCTCAAGCGCTCGGAGGTCGAGGAAATTATCAATGGTTCCCTGGCGGGGCTGGTGGCAGTTACGGCCTGTTGTGATCTGGTGTCGAGCCCTTTGGCGGTGGTGGTGGGGATAACGGCGGCTGGAGTAGCCCGGTGGGTGTCGAGTCTTTTAAAGCGCTACAAAATTGATGATGCGGTGGATGCGATCGCCGTCCATGGGGGCGCGGGACTGTGGGGAACCCTCTGTGTCGGGTTATTTGGCAATGTCGAAGCCCGCCATAGTCAACTGCTAGTACAACTCTTGGGGGTGGCGATCGCCCTTGCTTGGGGGACGGGGCTGACTTGGCTAATTTTGCAACTGTTGCAGCGGTGGTATCCCTTGCGGGTTTCCCCGGAAGCCGAAGCCCTGGGTTTGAATATTTCTGAACATGGGGCCAAAACCGATGCCTACGAACTGTTTCAGGTGATGGATCACCAGGCCGCGACCCAAGACTTGACCCTGCGGGTGCCCGTGGAACCCTTTACAGAAATTGGCCACATTGCCACCCGTTATAACCAAGTGATCGACGCCCTCGAACAAAATCACCGGGAAAATGCCGAATCCCTAGAGGAACTCTACACAATCACCGCGATGGCCGTGGCCGCCATTGAGCACCAAAATTTTGACCCCGATTTGTTTGCCAGTTTTGGCGATCGCCCCGATGAATTGGGCATTTTAGGCCGCTCCCTCCAACAGTTGCTCCAGACCATTAACCAGCAAACAGCGGCCCTCGAACAACTACAGCAGCAACAACAAACGACCCTAAAGGCTGTGCTCGGAGAAATTTTTCAGCAGCGGTTTGGGGAGCCGAGTCTCACCTATCAAGGACAATTACCCGATTTGCCCTCGGCGCTGACCATGGCCGAAATTACCCACATGGCGATCGCCACCACCAGCTTTGGGCAATTTTTAACACAAGTGCAGGCTACCAACATTGCCTCTGGAGAAAATCAGCCAGTTGCGGCAGATTGGAACGATTGAAAATATAAATTCACCAAGTCCTGAAACATTGACAAAGCCTCTACCCCTGGGCCTGCCTTTTTCCGGGAAAATTAAACCATAGGTCTTTTCGGAGAATTGTTAGCTGTGGTCATCGATGCTCAGGATCGTTACGAAGCGCGTACCCAACAAATTGCCAGGGAGTTAATCGCTGCCACCAGGGAAAAACGGTCATTTTTTTCGAAAATCCAAGACCAGATGCGCCTAGACGATAAATTGCTGGGCTGGGCCATGGAAAATCCCCATTTGCGGGTGCAACTGTTTCGCTTCATTGATGTGTTGCCAGCCCTCAAGGACAATACGGCGATCGCCCAGCATCTCCAACAGTATCTAGGGGATGAGTCGGTGGAGTTACCCGGAGCTTTAAAAAAAATCCTCAATTTCACCGAACCCCATTCTCCTCCGGCACAGATTGCGGCCGCAACCATTAGTAAATCCGTGGAAACCCTCGCGTTTAAATATATTTCGGGGGAAAACGTCAAGCAGGTACTAAAAACCGTTGAACGTCTGCGTCGAGACAAAATGGCGTTCACCATTGATCTCTTAGGCGAGGCAGTGATCACCGAATCAGAAGCCCAAAAATATCAGCAAACTTACCTCGATTTAATGGCGGATTTGGCGGCAGCGGCAAAACATTGGCCTAAGGTCGATGCCATTGATGTGGCGGACGGTGAGGATCTCGCCAAGGTGCAAGTATCCGTAAAATTGACAGCGTTTTATTCCCAGTTTGATCCCCTCGATCCAGCGGGCAGCAAGGAGAATGTGGCGGAACGGGTGCGGCTATTGTTACGCCATGCCCAGGAATTGGGGGTTGCGGTGCACTTTGATATGGAGCATTACGAATATAAAACCCTCACCCTCCAGATTTTGAAAGATGTGTTGCTGGAGGAGGAGTTCCGTGATCGCAGTGACATTGGCGTGACTTTACAGGGCTACTTGCGGGATTCTTACGCCGATTTAGAAAGTTTGATTGAGTGGGCCAAGGAACGGGGTACCCCTGTCACTGTCCGTTTAGTAAAAGGCGCTTACTGGGATCAAGAAACGATTACGGCCCTGCAAAACCACTGGGAACAGCCGGTTTTTAACGAAAAGGGCGCGACGGATATTAATTACGAATGCATGACCCGGCTGCTGTTGGAAAATCATCAATTTCTCTACGGGGCGATCGCCAGCCATAATGTGCGTTCCCAGGCGGTGGCCTGTGCGATCGCCAAGGAACTCAATATTCCGAAACGGAACTTTGAATGTCAGGTGCTGTACGGCATGGGCGACCAAATTGCGAAGGCGTTGGTAAAAGAAGGTTATCGGGTGCGGGTGTATTGTCCCTACGGCAAAATTTTGCCGGGCATGGCTTACCTAATCCGGCGTTTGTTGGAGAATACCGCTAATAGTTCTTTCCTCCGCCAGAACCTAGAGGAGCGTCCCGTTGAAGAATTAATCGCGCCACCGACGGGGGATCTCAAGGCAACGATTCATGATCTTGATAGTAGTCATCTACAATTTGCCGGGGCTGCCAACGTTGATTATGCCGAGCCGGAATTGCGGGATAAGTCCCAGTTTGCGATCGCCGAGGTAAAAAAACAGCTTGGCAAACGTTATCTGCCCTACATCAACGGTGAATATGTACAAACTGAAAACTTTGTGGACTCGGTGAATCCCTCCCGTTCCACAGAACTCATTGGTAAAGTTGGTCAAATTTCCCTAGAGCAAGCCCAAGGGGCGATCGCCGCCGCCAAAGCTGCTTTTCCCGCCTGGAAGAAAACCCCCGTCTCGGAACGGGCCAACATTCTCCGCAAAGCCGCCGACATCATGGAAGCCCGTCGCCACGAGTTGAATGCGTGGATTTGTCTAGAAACGGGCAAAATCCTCAAAGAAGCAGATCCAGAAGTCTCCGAAGCCATTGATTTTTGTCGCTACTACGCCGACGAAATGGAGCGTTTGCACCATGGCTACCAGGTTAAACCCGATGATTTATCCCAGGTACAGGGCTTCAAAAAATACGATGTTTGTGGCGAAACCAACCGCTACCATTACCAACCGCGCGGCCTTGCGGTGGTGATTTCTCCGTGGAATTTCCCCTTTGCGATCGCCACGGGGATGACCGTTGCAGCCTTGGTGACGGGCAACTGTACCCTCCTAAAACCCGCCGAAACCTCTAGCGTGATCGGCGCAAAAATCGCGGAAATCCTCATTGAAGCGGGGATTCCTAAGGGTGTCTTTCAGTTTGTGCCAGGGCGTGGCTCCACCGTAGGCGCAGCGATGGTTAAACATCCCGATGTGCATCTGATTGCCTTTACGGGTTCCCGCGAAGTGGGTTGTGATATCTATGCCAATGCGGCGATCGTCCAACCGGGCCAAAAACACTTGAAGCGGGTTATTGCCGAGATGGGCGGCAAGAATGCGATTATCGTCGATGATAGTGCCGACCTCGACCAAGCGGTGGCGGGTGTACTCCATTCGGCCTTTGGCTATAGCGGTCAGAAATGTTCGGCTTGTTCCCGTGCCATTGTGATGGAAGCAATCCACGATATCTTTGTGGAACGTTTGGTAGAGGCGGTGAAATCAATCCAGGTCGGCGAAACGGATAATCCCAGGGTCAAGATGGGGCCGGTGATTGACGGGGCAGCCCAAGCGAAAATTAAGGACTACATTCTCAAGGGCAAGGAACAATCAAAAGTCGCCTTTGAAACGGCAGTTCCCAACAATGGTTATTATGTGTCCCCAACTATCTTCACTGATGTGCAAGCGGATCAGGCGATCGCCCAAGAGGAGATTTTTGGGCCAGTATTAGCGGTGATTAAAGTCAGTTCTTTTGATGAAGCCTTAACAGTCGCCAATGGCACAGACTACGCTTTGACCGGGGGCATTTATTCCCGGACACCGCAACACATCGAGCGAGCAACGGAGGAATTTGAAGTGGGAAATCTCTATATCAACCGGGGGATTACGGGGGCGATCGTGGCGCGCCAACCGTTTGGCGGCTTTAAGATGTCCGGTGTAGGTTCTAAGGCGGGCGGCCCTGATTATCTGCTGCAATTCCTAGAGCCACGTCATGTAACTGAGAATGTTCAACGCCAAGGGTTTGCACCCATTGAAGGGGTTGACTCATAGAGTATTTCGCACCATAACGGTTTCTTGATAGTTAAAGCTCTCTTACTTCATAATGTAAGAGAGTTTTTTATTTCCAAATGCTTCAATACATATGCCACCTATCCAGAAAATCTTATTTGGCAGTCCCGGAACAGGAAAAAGCTACAAAGTTCGTGAAATTGCGCAACAAGAATTAGACATCACATACGATGAAGCTTCTGGAATTTTAGAGAATACTGTTAAAACTGTTTTCCACCCTGAATATACCCATGCTGACTTCATGGGTAAGTTAATGCCTTTAACGCAAGGTGAAAAAGTAACTTATAAATTTTATGCAGGTCATTTCCTTCAGGTATTGGGAGAAGCATATAAATCAATCATCAATGGAGAGACAGCAAGCTATTTATTAGTGATCGATGAGCTGAACCGAGGGAATGCTTCAGCAATCTTTGGATCAATTTTTCAATTGCTAGATAGAGAAGACGATGGCTGGTCTAGCTATGATATTCAACTATCTGATATGGAATTATATGCATTACTAGAAATCACACTTAGTAGTGAACTTTTTATAGAAAGTAACGGGCTAGAAGTAAGAAATGAAAAAGGGAATAGAGTTACTATTAACAATTTCTGGGATGAGAAAATCTACCAGTATAGAAAAGCTCCTCCTGAAAATGAGTTGGATTCTCAAGTCATCAAAGATGCGGGACGATTAATTACACTCTTGAGGCGGCATAAAATCAGCTTACCTCCAAATCTTAGTATCCTCTGTACGATCAATACTTCTGATGAATCTATTTACTATTTAGATAGTGCTTTTAAGCGTCGCTGGGACTGGGAATATATTGATATTCCGACTGATGGTTATTTAAGTGATCTTCCCTCTGAGCTATTCGGAACAATGCTTGTTATTAATGGTCATGAGAAAGGTCTATGGATTAATATATTACAGGCATTAATGAATTCATAAAAGCAAATCATCAATCAATTCGGAGAATTGAAGATAAGCAAATTGGCTGGTGGTTTATAAAACCTAAAGATAATGTCGTCAACATTGAGGATGTTAGAAATAAAATCATGTTTTATCTTTGGGATACTGTTTTTCCAAGAGACAAAAAGCCATTAGAAAAAATTATCCTTAAGGATGGTGAATCTCCGGGAAATTTTACACTTATTACATATAAACAATTTGCCGATAGGGCAGAAATTTTTCTCGACAAAATGCATGATCTTGCTTCAAACAGATTCAAATATATTGATCTAGACGAGGATATCGGAGAAATATCATTTTAGATTATGATCGACTTCTCATCTCTAAAACTTGTTGTTCACAAAAAATACTCTTTTGTGGGTATTGAAGCAAATGTAGGCGAGTATTACTTCTGTTTGCCAAAAGGATTTCAAGATCACATCAATTATTTGGACACTTTTTATAATAAAAAAAGATTATTTTTTCTTTTTTATAAAGTCTTTGAAAGGTTTAGAGAGATTTTAGAAATAAAAGGGGAGTCTAGCAGGATAAGAAATCAAACTCAAGATCGAGATGGAGTAATAGATGATGATTCTGATGGAGCTATTCAGGCAAATGAAGAGAATAGCTTTGTATTTTATTCAAAACTAAACTCATTTGACTCTATATTACAAGTATATGATGAACCTAAAATTCTCTCACTAGCATATCGGCTTAGCAGAACTCATGACATAGATACGAGTCAAATACATAAATATCTGCATCAAGCAGTTTATTTAGCAAACGATACTGCATATGTGGATACAATGCTATTGCCAAGTAGATGTGTGAAGTATGAAGCAGCAGATATTGTCAAAATGTATTGCTATATTTATTCGGAGCTTCAATTAGAGTTGCAAGGAGATATTTCTATTGAAATTACAGCCCTTGCAGAAAATTTTAGAGAGAATCATCTATCTGGTAGTACTTCTTTATTTGAAGAGAAAGCTTGTAATCAGATTGTTAATCAATTAAAAGACATTTTAGAGGAGATTCATCACCATACTCCATTCAAAGATCCTGATTATTGGGATTTCTATGAAGCCATTGAAAATTTTCTATATGGAAAATTCGACTCATCCCAAGATGGCAAAATATGGGGCATCAACAATTTTCACTCTGTTTGGGAATCAATATGTCTTGACTACATATCCCGAAATATCTCTTCTGAAGAGATTTTATATATTGATACAGGGTATATTGACTTTCTACAGACTGATAGTACTTTTGGGCGTAATGTGTTTTCTGTCAATGGCAGATCCTTAAGACCTGATGTAGTCATAGGAAAATTTTCTTGTGTTGAACAACCTGAACAAATTATTACTTTACATGGTGACAACTGGAATGATTTTGGCTACAGAACATTGTTCGGAATTGATGAAGAGGAAGACCGAAATATTCGAGTAGCTTTTATAGGTCAGACAACTTCAGAGGATACATATCAGGAGCTACAGAAATACTATGATTCTAATTCAGGTGAAATTTACATCAACAATAAACTTCCCTCTAAATTCATCTCATTTTACGAGCCCCCCGAAGATTTATCCTTCGATTCTCTAAATCAGATGAATGTGCTCAATCATATTTTCATGATTGGAATAGACAAAAAAATATTCGACTTAGAACTTTTTGAAAAGTATATATTTAACGCTTTTAATCTTAATGGCCGTTCCGGATATGATGCGAATAATGTTATTGGTGCCTCCCTCTTTAGAGGCCGAAGTATAACAAGGATAAAAGAATTATTTGATGATTTTATAAATCAATATTTAGAATTAACAGAAGGAATATTTAACAGAATCTTAATTCATGACATCAAATATTTATCAAAGCAATATCTCATGGACAAGAAAAATAAAAAAATTATCAAAAAACGATCTATTCGGAAACAGTTTGTTTATGAGTATTTGATACAGCAACAAAGTCCTGAGCTAAACACTCTAAACAATAATGTAGATATATCTAGTTCTTTCTGGATTCCTGATTTTCGACCTTTTGATAGAAATATGTTTTCAGTAGAAAATTCTTTTCTTGGTGGCTACATCGAATTGATAAAAGTGAATTTTGTACAAATTGCAGAGTACTATTCTTCCTTTCAAGCCTTACTTACTTATCCTATTGCGTCACCAGTTTCCGGGCCCTCTCCTCTACAGCAAGAGGAAGGAGTTAGTGCACTTGAACTTACCGGAGACCTTGTTGGCTCTGTTGAAGGAGTAGAAGATTTAGCGACAAATCAAGATTACTTTGAAGGTTTTGGTCAATGAACAAAAGTTCAGTTGTGTGGAGAGAAAGGGAGGCGATCGTGGCCCGTCAACCGTTTGGGGGCTTCAAGATGTCCGGTGTAGGTTCTAAGGCGGGAGGCCCTGACTATCTCCTGCAATTCCTAGAGCCGCGTCATGTGACGGAAAATGTTCAGCGTCAAGGCTTTGCTCCTATCGAAGGCGTTGATTAATGACCGGAAGAATGGAGCTAAAACCCCGTCCTAACTTCGGCAAGTTCAGTCACCTTTTAGGACAGCTTTCCGGTAAAGAGCATCGGGAGACTTTAAACAGACATGGAGAGATGGTAAGGCCAATTGTGTTGCAACCCAGCTAAGTATCAAGAAATCTTCGACCGTTTACGGCGGGAAAGTATGTCAACTTTTTACTGGAATGTTCAATGAACGGTCATCCATATCGGCAACATTTAAACGTTGTTTTCCCTTGTGAATATGACCATTTTTGACCGTGTGGGAAAATGCGCCGTTAAGACCGACAGGCATGGGGTTTGGCGACCATAAAACTCCACTTTCTCACCATTACATCTTGAGCACGACCGAGCCGCGCCCTAGGGGTGGGGCATAATATTGGGGATATGTTGCCCATCACGGGGTTGCCACAAGGGAGTTGCAAAATCTGTAACCCAACGCTGGTCTCTATTTTTCTCACCTAAGCTGTAACTATGCGCCCTAGTCTCCAAGCCGTTCCTACCCCTGCGTCTTTTGCGGATTTGCCCCTGGCCCAGCCCCCCGATGGTCAGCAGCTAGAGAATATTAAAAGTCATCTGGACTTGGTCTTATTGGCGTTGGAGTCCTTAGCGGGCCTGAGTTCAGAAGCGATGTTACAGGCGGCCAAAGAGCTAAATTTAGAGGCAGTCATCGGCGATCGCGTTACCTTATGGCGACTGCGACAGTCCAACCCCCTCCGGAAAAGTAGTGGGGGCCGCAAAAAATTAGACGTCGAAGAAGCCCGCTCTTTGGTGTTGATCATTTGCCATTTAGCCCGCCAACAGCAGGATGACATTCGCCGCGCCTGCGCTCTCCTGGAACAGATGACCGAACAAGGCCAGGAACCCCACCGAGCCGCCCTTTTAGGGGATTACCTCGATAACTTTAGCAATACCTACCAAGAACGCATGGAGGAAGGGGAGGCGATCGCCTCGGCCTCTTTAGTGGGACTCGCCCTGAAATTACTGATTGATTTGCTGTTCTATGGGGCCAAAAATGGACATCGACGCCTCTGGTTAGCATTAATCGATCAAGGCAAAACCTAGAGACTTGACCTAAACTCCACCCTTGATTTTTTCTCTTTTTCACTCAATTCCCTCGTAGTTTGTTTTCGTTCTTAGATGGTTCCTATGCTCTCTCCCACCCTCACCCGTCGCTATACTCCCCCCACCTGTAGCCTGGAAGTGGCAGCGAAAACCTCGGCCCTCTCCCGGTGGACAGGGAAGCCGCTGATTAAAGAATTGAATTTTGAGTTGAGTTTTGATGATCCGCGCCTTGGCCCCGACCAGCGCATCGTCATCAAAGGCGATCGCCCCCAATTGGATGCCCTCGCCACCGCCGTCAATGACTATGTCCAAGGGTTTCTCCAAGACCTCAGTCCCGACTTAGTATGGCTGCCCCAAGCCGCCTCTGTCTATGGCTACCACAACACCCCTGGTCAGACCGTCGCCACCCTGCCCCAACCCCAGCTTGTCACCCAGGGGCTTTTGTCCCATACCCTCCACCTGGGTCGCCTAGCAACCAAGGAATCTGGCCCGACCCTCCAACTCAACGCCACCCAACTCCATGACCTGGCGGAGGCCCTCGAAACCTACCAGACGGACATGGTGGCCTTACCCAGCCTCACTGCTAGCCAACAACGCCGGACTGTCACTCGCTGGGGGGCGATCGCCGCGTCTTTTCTCCTCGTGGTGGGGATTAGTAACGCCGTTTGGCAACAGCAACAAATCCCGGAAACCAGTAGTGCCCTAAACCTCGAAGCTACGGATGAAGCGGGCAAGCAAGTAGAGCTTATCCCTCCGGATCCCCACGCTTCCTATACCTTCTCGCCGGTGCCATCCGCAGCCGATGCGCCCCTAGACGACCCACGGGTTGCCCCCCAAACCGTTGATCTGACTCAACCG
It encodes the following:
- a CDS encoding DUF4335 domain-containing protein → MLSPTLTRRYTPPTCSLEVAAKTSALSRWTGKPLIKELNFELSFDDPRLGPDQRIVIKGDRPQLDALATAVNDYVQGFLQDLSPDLVWLPQAASVYGYHNTPGQTVATLPQPQLVTQGLLSHTLHLGRLATKESGPTLQLNATQLHDLAEALETYQTDMVALPSLTASQQRRTVTRWGAIAASFLLVVGISNAVWQQQQIPETSSALNLEATDEAGKQVELIPPDPHASYTFSPVPSAADAPLDDPRVAPQTVDLTQPTPGETTTANPAPPAASPPSPPSNDPAPITATAPRENTSLSVAPSFGGQMARTTAADQAEQFADAPQQEAIALSPANAPRLNPEQRVERHFQTQWQSPADLAEVLEYRLKLSEQGAIETVFPIGKAAELYQPQLSFLSVGRNVGASFPAESRTFRLVLNPDGRVQAFTEAPR
- a CDS encoding ammonium transporter, with the protein product MIDQLWLLICAGLVLLMQAGFMCLESGLTRTKNNINVAVKNLSDFGLSVMLFWGIGYGLMFGLSQWGGIGGSNFFLGTTGNPEEAAFFLFQAMFCGTATTIISGAIAERLKFEAYIIIVILVSGFIYPVFGHWAWNEAGWLRQLGFLDFAGSTVVHSMGAWVSLGTLLLVGAREGRFTPTGTQKIQGSNLPFAVLGALLLWVGWLGFNGGSTFVFNDQVPQIITNTVLAGTAGMVTAMLLSQCYLKRSEVEEIINGSLAGLVAVTACCDLVSSPLAVVVGITAAGVARWVSSLLKRYKIDDAVDAIAVHGGAGLWGTLCVGLFGNVEARHSQLLVQLLGVAIALAWGTGLTWLILQLLQRWYPLRVSPEAEALGLNISEHGAKTDAYELFQVMDHQAATQDLTLRVPVEPFTEIGHIATRYNQVIDALEQNHRENAESLEELYTITAMAVAAIEHQNFDPDLFASFGDRPDELGILGRSLQQLLQTINQQTAALEQLQQQQQTTLKAVLGEIFQQRFGEPSLTYQGQLPDLPSALTMAEITHMAIATTSFGQFLTQVQATNIASGENQPVAADWND
- a CDS encoding potassium channel family protein, with the protein product MDRPHAAPQFSQTPFQRVTTGSIFFLITIVIAICGYMLFGWTALESFYMVVITVFGVGYGEVKPLETTPEKLFTIFVILAGTSAAIYGVGGFVQMVTEGEINRAFEAERQRKSISNLENHIIICGFGYIGQILAQKLEDSGQAFVVLSIDPEQLAIAEQRGYLTKEGDPADELILQGLGIRRAKALATVLDSDASNVFITLTARELNPDLMILARGEVPSTEKKLRLAGANHVILPASVSGARMANLITTPPATDFFSQSSQQEQLNDLLQQINVQMIELAIAPQSSLVGKTVRELEIRGKGAFIVVALRRFQGDFITHPSPTLMLTSGDILVVLGHEEDIPKFARFYQLFQPK
- the pruA gene encoding L-glutamate gamma-semialdehyde dehydrogenase encodes the protein MVIDAQDRYEARTQQIARELIAATREKRSFFSKIQDQMRLDDKLLGWAMENPHLRVQLFRFIDVLPALKDNTAIAQHLQQYLGDESVELPGALKKILNFTEPHSPPAQIAAATISKSVETLAFKYISGENVKQVLKTVERLRRDKMAFTIDLLGEAVITESEAQKYQQTYLDLMADLAAAAKHWPKVDAIDVADGEDLAKVQVSVKLTAFYSQFDPLDPAGSKENVAERVRLLLRHAQELGVAVHFDMEHYEYKTLTLQILKDVLLEEEFRDRSDIGVTLQGYLRDSYADLESLIEWAKERGTPVTVRLVKGAYWDQETITALQNHWEQPVFNEKGATDINYECMTRLLLENHQFLYGAIASHNVRSQAVACAIAKELNIPKRNFECQVLYGMGDQIAKALVKEGYRVRVYCPYGKILPGMAYLIRRLLENTANSSFLRQNLEERPVEELIAPPTGDLKATIHDLDSSHLQFAGAANVDYAEPELRDKSQFAIAEVKKQLGKRYLPYINGEYVQTENFVDSVNPSRSTELIGKVGQISLEQAQGAIAAAKAAFPAWKKTPVSERANILRKAADIMEARRHELNAWICLETGKILKEADPEVSEAIDFCRYYADEMERLHHGYQVKPDDLSQVQGFKKYDVCGETNRYHYQPRGLAVVISPWNFPFAIATGMTVAALVTGNCTLLKPAETSSVIGAKIAEILIEAGIPKGVFQFVPGRGSTVGAAMVKHPDVHLIAFTGSREVGCDIYANAAIVQPGQKHLKRVIAEMGGKNAIIVDDSADLDQAVAGVLHSAFGYSGQKCSACSRAIVMEAIHDIFVERLVEAVKSIQVGETDNPRVKMGPVIDGAAQAKIKDYILKGKEQSKVAFETAVPNNGYYVSPTIFTDVQADQAIAQEEIFGPVLAVIKVSSFDEALTVANGTDYALTGGIYSRTPQHIERATEEFEVGNLYINRGITGAIVARQPFGGFKMSGVGSKAGGPDYLLQFLEPRHVTENVQRQGFAPIEGVDS
- a CDS encoding GTPase subunit of Type II restriction endonuclease codes for the protein MPPIQKILFGSPGTGKSYKVREIAQQELDITYDEASGILENTVKTVFHPEYTHADFMGKLMPLTQGEKVTYKFYAGHFLQVLGEAYKSIINGETASYLLVIDELNRGNASAIFGSIFQLLDREDDGWSSYDIQLSDMELYALLEITLSSELFIESNGLEVRNEKGNRVTINNFWDEKIYQYRKAPPENELDSQVIKDAGRLITLLRRHKISLPPNLSILCTINTSDESIYYLDSAFKRRWDWEYIDIPTDGYLSDLPSELFGTMLVINGHEKGLWINILQALMNS
- a CDS encoding aldehyde dehydrogenase family protein, which produces MNKSSVVWREREAIVARQPFGGFKMSGVGSKAGGPDYLLQFLEPRHVTENVQRQGFAPIEGVD
- a CDS encoding DUF3038 domain-containing protein, translating into MRPSLQAVPTPASFADLPLAQPPDGQQLENIKSHLDLVLLALESLAGLSSEAMLQAAKELNLEAVIGDRVTLWRLRQSNPLRKSSGGRKKLDVEEARSLVLIICHLARQQQDDIRRACALLEQMTEQGQEPHRAALLGDYLDNFSNTYQERMEEGEAIASASLVGLALKLLIDLLFYGAKNGHRRLWLALIDQGKT